Proteins from a genomic interval of Diospyros lotus cultivar Yz01 chromosome 6, ASM1463336v1, whole genome shotgun sequence:
- the LOC127804897 gene encoding F-box protein At5g39250, which yields MSYEEVLKAVFPLLEGTDLASCMVVCKQWRELAQDDYLWKCLCAKKWPSICKQSSPTSMTYCKLFQTFYKRQHRRVLLPPRLSFSDLEFYIDIWTEESLIFSEVVPGPVFRNGIRTLPAGICDMLKLHLEGPEYKMTLPVEPRFTVPLSQKVSVSVLVGRKDTNKVACIIYKSIFDYIDRTAYRALAFDYLEFSPIYPFVSGIRAWISLLFMDEGNEGVIDVFGIEMDFCDAANSEGEVLWLLDMLDWK from the coding sequence ATGTCGTATGAAGAAGTTTTGAAGGCTGTTTTCCCGTTGCTGGAAGGGACTGACCTTGCTAGCTGTATGGTGGTGTGCAAGCAGTGGAGGGAGCTGGCCCAAGATGATTACCTGTGGAAATGCTTATGTGCCAAGAAATGGCCTTCAATCTGCAAGCAGTCATCGCCTACCTCAATGACCTACTGCAAACTATTCCAAACTTTCTATAAACGCCAGCATCGCCGGGTTCTCCTGCCACCAAGGTTATCCTTCAGCGACTTGGAGTTTTACATTGACATTTGGACAGAGGAGAGTTTAATCTTCTCAGAAGTGGTCCCAGGCCCTGTTTTCCGAAATGGAATCAGGACCTTGCCGGCAGGAATTTGTGACATGCTAAAGCTTCATCTGGAGGGCCCAGAATATAAGATGACACTGCCGGTGGAGCCAAGGTTTACTGTTCCCCTGAGCCAGAAAGTCAGTGTCTCAGTGCTTGTGGGGCGGAAGGATACCAACAAAGTTGCTTGCATTATCTACAAATCAATATTTGACTACATAGATCGCACGGCCTACAGGGCTCTTGCATTTGACTACCTTGAATTCTCCCCCATCTACCCGTTCGTATCGGGGATTCGAGCATGGATTTCTTTACTCTTTATGGACGAGGGCAATGAAGGGGTGATTGATGTTTTTGGGATTGAAATGGATTTCTGTGATGCTGCCAACTCGGAGGGCGAAGTACTGTGGCTGTTAGACATGCTCGACTGGAAGTGA